A single window of Candidatus Methylomirabilota bacterium DNA harbors:
- a CDS encoding transglycosylase SLT domain-containing protein, which produces MKRFVLIVVLLLIPYHAHAFKRYNRVVKYDKYFSKYSKRFFGPGFDWKYFKAQAVAESRLRAKARSRVGALGVMQIMPKTF; this is translated from the coding sequence GTGAAAAGATTCGTTCTCATCGTTGTACTGCTGCTCATACCCTACCACGCTCACGCGTTTAAGCGATATAACAGGGTGGTCAAATATGATAAGTATTTCTCAAAATATTCAAAGAGATTTTTTGGCCCAGGTTTTGATTGGAAGTACTTCAAGGCTCAAGCTGTTGCAGAATCGAGATTGCGAGCAAAAGCCAGATCACGCGTGGGTGCACTAGGTGTTATGCAAATTATGCCCAAGACTTTT